In the genome of Candidatus Delongbacteria bacterium, the window GACTATTGTTACAGGTAAAGGTATTGAGTCAAAGTGAGAAGCTATGCTATCTAAAAGAACGTTGATTCCTTCAATTATTCCTCTAAATTCAAAATTTACCAAATCTAAATTACCACGTCTATTGAGTCTACCTTTTACTCCTCCTTCAATTACTCTACCAATTTCATCTTTCATTCCATTGATAATCTTTTTTATTCCATATGAAAATATATAGCTAATTAAAACTGCAATTAGAATGAAAATTGAAATAAATATAATAGTGTTATTTCGAACATTTAAAGCTGTTTCAAGCACTTCGTCTTCAGGAATGTTCAAACCAATACTCCAGCCTGCCCATTTAATTGGTGCAAAACCAGCATATTTCACAACTCCTTTATACTCATATTTCTCCATACCAAAATCCTTGCTAATCATACGATTTGCAAGAGTAACCATTTCAGGAGTATCTTTCATATTCTCATTTAAGATTTTTTCGGTTATTGGATGAGCTATCACCATTCCTCTGCTATCAATTATAAAAGAATATCCAGATTTCCCAATTTTAGCTTTATCGATAATCTTTTTTAAAAAGTCTAAATCTCTTATGTTTGCAACCATGCCAAGAACATTGCCATTATCATCTTTTATCGGTGCTGCTACTGGCACAAAAAATTCACCCGTAACTTTATTTTTATTTATCTGACCTACAAAATAATTACCCTTGATGCTTTCACTGAAGTAATCTCTGTCTGAAATATTCACACCAGTGTATTTTTGTTTGTCCGTAGCGGCTATAACAACTCCTTTTCTATCTGTAATGACCATTACCTGAGTACCTTCGCTAATTTCTTCGCTTTTCATTACACGTTCAAGGCGTTTGTTTAAAGACTCAATTTCAGAGTTAGATTCAGATAAGCCTTTCGAATAAATAGCCTTCAAGGCTTCTACAGGTGCATTTCCTGCGGCAAGATCAACAACGACCTTCATCTCACCATCAATTGAATAATCAATTGCCAACGCAATCTCTTGGGCTCTTGCAGTAATCTGTTCAGAAGCAAAATCCTCGAACCCTTCAGATGATTTGTATACAGCATATCCTCCTATTATAACAGAAGGTATCAAAACCATCAAAACACCAAAGATTGTCAGTTTTCGGCCAATCGTCAACCTAGAAATCATATATTCCTCCAAAATTGATATATGCAAGTTAATACCAATTTAAATAATAATGAAAAACTCAATCTCATACAATATTTAATTTTCTTTTAATCATAAATTGAATGATGTATTTTTACATAAAAAAGAGGTCAAAAATGAAAAACAATAATATTTCCTTTTCTAAGACACTTAGTACTTTGAGTTATGCAATGGGAGCTGGTCAAATTATTTTTTTGATTGTTGCTTTTATTATAGGCAAGAACACAGAAATTAATAAAACAATACCTGATATAGAAATGTTCACATATATTGTACCACTTTTCCTTATTGGTTCAATGATTTTTTCTAGTTTTATTTTTACTAAGAAAGTATCAGAGGCGAATAAATTATCCGTTTTGTCCGAAAAATTAGCACTTTATAGAACTGGTGTTTTAATACGGTGTTTTGCAAGTGAAACAACAACTATTCTTTCAATATTTGTTTACATGTTCACAGGTCGAAATCTGTTTGTTTTTATAGCTATTTTGTCTATATATGTTTTTTTTAAAAATAGACCAAGTAAAAGTAAAATTGCAGAAGATTTGGATCTTAGTAAAGAAGAGATAGAGCAATTATAAATTACTAGGTTAATATATATAGATAAATAATTCATTTCTGCAGGGGAAAGTATGTTTGATCATTTAAAAAATAAAATTATAAGAGGTGACAGGTTTGATTTTTCTGATGGAGTGGGATTGTATAAAATGCCTCTTTCAGAATTAGGTTATCTTGCAAATTATGCAAATAAGTTGAAAAATGACAAAAAAGTTTACTACAATAAAAATCTTCATCTAAACCATACAAATATTTGTGCTCAAAAATGTAAATTTTGTTCATTTTACAGAGATAAAAATGATAAAGACGCATATACGATGGACATCGATTTTATAAAAAAAAATATATCTAAATATGATGTGTCTGAGATCGATGAAGTTCATATTGTTGGAGGTTTGAATCCTGATTTACCCTTTTCATACTATGAAGAATTGATGTCTACGGTAAAAACAAGTATTTCTGGTGTAAAAGTAAAAGCCTTCACTGCTGTAGAGATTGATTTTTTTGCAAAAAAGTTTAGAAAATCATATTCAGAAATTTTAGAGCTTTTAAGTGCTGCTGGTTTAGATTCGATGCCTGGAGGAGGTGCTGAAGTATTTGCTGAAAGAGCAAGAAATATCATTTGCCCTGGAAAACTAAGTGGTGAAAAATGGCTAGAAATTCACAAAATTGCCCATCAGCATGGAATTAAAACTAATGCAACTATGCTTTATGGACATGTGGAGACAAACGAAGAAAGAGTCGAACATCTGATAAAATTAAGAGAACTTCAAGATTTGACTGGAGGATTTCAGGCCTTTATACCTTTGGCTTATCATCCAGTAAATAATGAAATTGAAAAAAAGTACTACACTACAGGACAAGAAGATTTAAAACAAATAGCTGTAAGTAGACTAATGTTGGACAATTTTAAAAATATAAAAGCATATTGGGTGATGCTAACTCCAGCTGTTGCTCAGACAGCACTATCATTTGGTGCAAATGACATAGACGGTACAATTCATGAAGAGAGAATCACTGATGCTGCAGGATCAAAATCTGGACGAGGAATTGGAGAAGATGATTTAATCAATTTGATAAAAAGTGCCGGATATAATCCAGTAAAAAGAGATACTCTATACAATGAACTTGTGAGTACATTATGTTAAAAGTTGGTGGTGTAAATTTTATCAATGCATATCCTTTAGTAAAGAACCTAGATTGTTGTGATCTTTTATTGGATGTTCCTTCAAAACTTGCAGATAAATTGAGGGCAAGAGAGTTAGATTTAGCAATAATCTCATCCATAGAGTATGCTAAGATGTATAAAGATTTGTCAATTGTTCCAGATTTATGTATTGGGTCTGAAAATGAAATTTTGTCAATTTTGTTGATTTCAAAGAAACCATTAGGTGAGATAAAAACTGTCGGTTACGACTTTTCAACACGTTCGTCAATTGTTCTTTTGAAAATAATTCTTGAGGAGATTGGTAAGAATAAAGTGTATTATACTGAAATTGAGCCTGATCCTTATAACGGTTTGAGAGAAAATGATGCTGTTCTTTTAATCGGTGATAATGCTATGAAATTTCATAATTTTGATATTGATTATAAATATGATCTTGGTCTAGAATGGAAAATCATGACAGGACTACCTTTTGTTTTTGCTCTTTGGGCAGGTTATAGCAATATAGATATCGATATATTTTCATTCAAGACAACATATATGAACAATTCTCAAAATATAAATAGCTTGTTAAGTGATTATGAGAACAACGATTATAACAGGAATTATTTGCAAAACATTGTTAAATATGAGCTAAGTAGTGATCGAATAGAGGGAATGAAACTATTTTTTAAGAAAGCTTACAATTATGGTTTTATAAATGAACTTCCTGAAATAAGGTTTTATACAAAGTGATTTATAAAAACAAATTAATAAAACTTTAGAATACTAAATTCTGATTATTTCTTTCTGTTTTTTGCTTAAATGTCAAAGTAGACGAGATATATCTAGAAAAATCCTATAAAAATGAATTTTTTACTATAGATTTCTCAATCTTATAATAATTCTATTGATAACTATAAAATTTCTTTGAAATATTATCAATAGTTATTCTTTATTCTAATAATGAACGCGTTTAATATTGACAAGTAAGTAAAAAATACCTAAATTGAAACAATATTAAACATGTTTAGTAAAGGAAACAATGCAGATAAAAAAAAATGAGTTAAGAGAAAAAATATTGCAGTTAGCTACAGTTGAGTTTTTAGATAATGGTTATCAGAATGCTTCTATAAGGAAAATTGCAGGTCTCTGCGAGATTTCTCCAGGTAATTTATATACATATTTCAGCAGTAAAGAAGATCTATATATCAATGTTACATTGAGTTACAATAATGAAAGACTTGATTATATTCATAGAGAAATGGACAAGGGAAAAACTTCTTACGAAAAATTATGGATGTATTGTAAAGGTTATTATGACTATGCTATTCAAAATGCAGAAAAATTCAAACTGTTCATGTATTATGAATTAAATGGTTTAGATGAATCAAAATTTTCTCAAAGTACAAACGAAGATTTTATAGAGAAAAAAAGAAATAGCATAAAGGTTTTTCATGAGATTTTTACGAACTGTGAAATGTCTGGTATGCTTAGATCGCAAATTGATTTTAGAACATTCATTGTTTCGTTAACTATGTCAGTTAGAATTGCTTTGAACGAAGTGGTTGTTCTGAAATACAAAGATAAAAAATTCTACTTTGATTATGTAAAAATTATTCTGAATGGGTTATTAAAAATGGAGGAACAATGAAAAGTTTAGTTGTTTTACTTGGAGTTATTATGACACTTACACAGTTATACGGAGATGTAGAACTTCTTTTTGAAGTTGATATGAATGGTCCAGAAGGTATTTTTTATTCTCAAACAGAAGGAGTCTATTATATAACTGATGCTAAAGACTCAAAAGTTTACAAACTCAATGAAGAAAACTCACTTACTACTGTAATAGAAACGCTTCTACCAAATACTATTATGAATCCAGTTGTAATAGGTGAAAAAATGTATATTTCATCAAATAAAAGTGGAGAGTCATCAAGAGTAATTTGCTTCGATCTAGAAAGTAATATTTATGATGTTATGATTATAGAGGGTTCAGTAAGTCTTGGGGGGATAACTTATGTAGAAAACTTGAATTCGATTTTTGTAGTTAGTCAGATTGGTGGGTTATATAAGATAACTCTTCCTGACAATAATATTGTTCAAGTTAGCCAAAGTGTAAAAGGAAATGGTCTCTGTTATGATGAATCTAGCAATAAACTAATTGCTGCATCTTGGGGGCAAAAGATTAAAAGTATTAGTCTTGATGACTATTCGGAAGAAGTTTTTAATTCATCATCACCAGCAAATTATACGGCAATTACAAAAACAGGAAACAAGTATTTTCTTTCAAACTGGTCTGGAGCTGTCTATATGTATGATGATCTATTCACAAACAGACAGACAGTCCTAAATAGTGGTTTGAGTAATCCTGTTGGGTTGAGTGTTGAAGGCAATAAACTCATAGTGTGTAATTATAGCTATAACGGAACAGGAATGGTAAAAGGATATGATATTTCAACATTTGTCAAGGTATCTGAAGGAAATAAACCTGAAAAAACGGGATGTATAAATTGCTATCCTAATCCATTTAATCCCGAAACGACAATTAATTTTCAAGTTCCAGAAGCTGGTGTTTATAGGATTGATATTTATGATGTTTACGGAAGGAAGATAAAGAGTTTAGTAAATGGAATCTATACTTCAGAAAATATAAATTTAAAGTGGGATGGGAAAGATGATTTAGGAGTTCTATTGTCATCAGGAGTATACTGTATAAGTGCTTATTCGGAAAATTTTGAAGAATCAAAAAAAGTGATTTTGATGAAGTAAGTATCTATTTTATGAATTTATTGTAATGTTTCAGAAGGTACAAAAGCTTTATGCGAATCGTTTAAAATAATATTGAAAGAACTATAAGATAGTTTTAAATAAGCAGATATTCAAAGCAAAAAGTTTCGAATATCTGTTATTTTTGAAAGTCTATTATTCCAAATTATAAGTATATACATCAATGACAGGATAATCACTTGATCTGTTTATAAAATAAACTTTGTCACTAAAGAAAGAAATAGAATTTCTAAACTCATAATCGTCTGTGTTTTCAGGTAAAAAACTGAAACTAACTTCTTCTACTGGTTTATCATCTTTGAAAAGGTCAAAATTAGGAGATTCTGAATATAAATCTTCAGCAGAAGCAACAATTAAATTATCGTATTTATCTACCCACATACCTTGTATTGCCTTATGGAATGGATTTTCAAATTTATTTTCCACTACTCCACTTCCATCATTACCATTATCTGCTCGAACTGTAACAGATCTATTCATTTTTTTTAGAAGTTCATCGCTAATTTTAATTTTTCGATATCCTTTTGAAATTGTATTTGTTTTTTTGCCATTCAAATCAAAAACATCAATTAAGTATCTGTTTTCATCAATTTCACCTACGAAAATACTTTTCTTTGAAAATGAAACGACTGGGATAAAATCTTCTGGGTTGAGTTTTGGATTTTTTAAATCGAATGGAATTTTAGTTTTTGCAATTTCTTCCTTAATATTTAGCATGTTGTCAAACAAACAAAAACTAGAATAAAGCTCTAGTGATCCGTTTTCATTTGGGGCTACTCCAATATCGATTCCCGTAACTAATTTTTGCTCAATTGATCGTAAAAACTCAGGAGCTTTTTGACCAAATGTCTTTTGTTCAATAAAAGTACCATCCTTTTGAAAAATATTGACAAGCTTTCTGTTATCATCTGAAACAAATAATCTGTCATCTAAAAACATAGGCCACTTTATACTTGAAAATTCACCAGGTCCAATTCCATATTGACCTATTTTTTTTATCAGATTTCCATTTTTGTCAAAGACAAGAATATTATTCTCAAGCCTGTTTGTAATATAAATATTTTCTTCTTTATCTATTGTAAAAGATACAATATCCATCTCAACATCGCTTCCTATTGTAGCAACTTTTGAAAAATTGTAATCAGCATGAGTAAGCACTGAAACGATCAGTAATGCAAATAGAATTTTTTTAAACATAGAAGCTCCTATCTTGGCAAAATTAGAGTTAATCTAAAATAATCATCCAGCCTTTTAAAGTTATTATCATAGGCTCTACCACCTTTGACTATAAACTCAACACCTAAAAGATTTAGTGATGTTTTAGCTTCAATACCAAATACATCAAAATCAATGGCTTCATCACCATTCCATAAAATAGTATTATCATAGAATCCTGAAACACCCAAATATTGAAATGCGAAAAGCTCTGGTTTTATACCAATGAATTCACCTAAATTGTCTGTTAGTTTTAACCAAATTTCATTGTTTGTGTACCTTAAACGATCCCCTGTCAGAGTTAGATCAACACCTCTAACATATTTTCTATTATTCATTAAATCTTCAACTGGTATGTTTCTAAAGTTATCTATTCCAATCAAATCCTGCTTTAAAACACTTCCATTTTGAATTTCATAGCCATTTTTTGAGACTAAAGTTAAAAATTCATTATTCAAGAAATGATACGTAGGAGAATAAGCTGCATTAATTTTTATATCATGGGTAATATAATTTTTTTCCATGCCTAAATCTTTTGAAGAACCTTCCAAGTTGTAGGAAAATTCAAATCTACGAACTGGATGAATAGCTGAATTTACAAATGGTAGATTGTAATTCACTTCAATGGAACCGTTTAATGAAACATTATCACCGTCGTCAAAAAGATATAGTTCCTTATCATCTAAAATACTCTCATTTCTGTAGCTTATTCCGGCTAGAAAATTTAATCTCGTAAAAGAGATATTAAATTGAGGCGAAATAGAAGCAGATAAATTTAAATCGTGCACATTCTTATAATATGCTTCATCATCAACTAATTCACTCAAAAACTTGTAGTTTGTATATGACAAAATAAAAGTTGGATAGAATTGTTTGTTGATCCATTGACTCATAACCCAGGTTTCTTTCTCGTCAAAATCGTAAGAAGTATATCCTGCCATGTATATAATGTTTGACATGAGTGGATCCATAAATGCTGTTACACCTCCAAATCCTTTATGAGTAGGAAAAGGTAAAGCAATCATTGGTCTGATATATTTTAACTTGCAATAATCATATTCTGCTACAGGTTTTGCTTCTTCAAAGTTCTGATCATCAATTTTATTGCTATACTCCTGAAAAATCCACTTATCATAATAACTTATAGTTGTAGGTTTTGATTCAGCATTCTCTGCTTTTTTTAATGTAACAAGTCCTAGAGGGTTATTGGACCTTTTTAATGCCCCTCTTGATAAAAACTGTACACTGTTTTCAT includes:
- the mqnE gene encoding aminofutalosine synthase MqnE, which produces MFDHLKNKIIRGDRFDFSDGVGLYKMPLSELGYLANYANKLKNDKKVYYNKNLHLNHTNICAQKCKFCSFYRDKNDKDAYTMDIDFIKKNISKYDVSEIDEVHIVGGLNPDLPFSYYEELMSTVKTSISGVKVKAFTAVEIDFFAKKFRKSYSEILELLSAAGLDSMPGGGAEVFAERARNIICPGKLSGEKWLEIHKIAHQHGIKTNATMLYGHVETNEERVEHLIKLRELQDLTGGFQAFIPLAYHPVNNEIEKKYYTTGQEDLKQIAVSRLMLDNFKNIKAYWVMLTPAVAQTALSFGANDIDGTIHEERITDAAGSKSGRGIGEDDLINLIKSAGYNPVKRDTLYNELVSTLC
- a CDS encoding T9SS type A sorting domain-containing protein → MKSLVVLLGVIMTLTQLYGDVELLFEVDMNGPEGIFYSQTEGVYYITDAKDSKVYKLNEENSLTTVIETLLPNTIMNPVVIGEKMYISSNKSGESSRVICFDLESNIYDVMIIEGSVSLGGITYVENLNSIFVVSQIGGLYKITLPDNNIVQVSQSVKGNGLCYDESSNKLIAASWGQKIKSISLDDYSEEVFNSSSPANYTAITKTGNKYFLSNWSGAVYMYDDLFTNRQTVLNSGLSNPVGLSVEGNKLIVCNYSYNGTGMVKGYDISTFVKVSEGNKPEKTGCINCYPNPFNPETTINFQVPEAGVYRIDIYDVYGRKIKSLVNGIYTSENINLKWDGKDDLGVLLSSGVYCISAYSENFEESKKVILMK
- a CDS encoding 6-bladed beta-propeller; translated protein: MFKKILFALLIVSVLTHADYNFSKVATIGSDVEMDIVSFTIDKEENIYITNRLENNILVFDKNGNLIKKIGQYGIGPGEFSSIKWPMFLDDRLFVSDDNRKLVNIFQKDGTFIEQKTFGQKAPEFLRSIEQKLVTGIDIGVAPNENGSLELYSSFCLFDNMLNIKEEIAKTKIPFDLKNPKLNPEDFIPVVSFSKKSIFVGEIDENRYLIDVFDLNGKKTNTISKGYRKIKISDELLKKMNRSVTVRADNGNDGSGVVENKFENPFHKAIQGMWVDKYDNLIVASAEDLYSESPNFDLFKDDKPVEEVSFSFLPENTDDYEFRNSISFFSDKVYFINRSSDYPVIDVYTYNLE
- a CDS encoding menaquinone biosynthesis protein, coding for MLKVGGVNFINAYPLVKNLDCCDLLLDVPSKLADKLRARELDLAIISSIEYAKMYKDLSIVPDLCIGSENEILSILLISKKPLGEIKTVGYDFSTRSSIVLLKIILEEIGKNKVYYTEIEPDPYNGLRENDAVLLIGDNAMKFHNFDIDYKYDLGLEWKIMTGLPFVFALWAGYSNIDIDIFSFKTTYMNNSQNINSLLSDYENNDYNRNYLQNIVKYELSSDRIEGMKLFFKKAYNYGFINELPEIRFYTK
- a CDS encoding TetR/AcrR family transcriptional regulator; translated protein: MQIKKNELREKILQLATVEFLDNGYQNASIRKIAGLCEISPGNLYTYFSSKEDLYINVTLSYNNERLDYIHREMDKGKTSYEKLWMYCKGYYDYAIQNAEKFKLFMYYELNGLDESKFSQSTNEDFIEKKRNSIKVFHEIFTNCEMSGMLRSQIDFRTFIVSLTMSVRIALNEVVVLKYKDKKFYFDYVKIILNGLLKMEEQ